A stretch of the Medicago truncatula cultivar Jemalong A17 chromosome 5, MtrunA17r5.0-ANR, whole genome shotgun sequence genome encodes the following:
- the LOC11431993 gene encoding (+)-neomenthol dehydrogenase, translating to MAEASERVALVTGANRGIGFAICKQLVSNGIKVVLAARDEKRGLEAVDKLKDLALPGHVVFHQLDVIDPTSIGSFADFLKNQFGKLDILVNNAGIVGAQVDGEALAALGVVVDPSKVDWTKIYFENYELVEKGLRTNYFGTKELTRILIPLLQCSSSPKIVNVSSSIGRLEILANGRPKEILSDVENLTEEKIDEIMNEFLKDYKEGSHETKGWPQSNSAYIVSKVALNAYTRVLAKKYPSFSINAISPGFVKTDMTHGNGALTSDEGAEPIVKLALQDGSPSGLFFSRGEEKSF from the exons ATGGCAGAAGCAAGTGAAAG GGTTGCACTTGTGACAGGAGCAAACAGGGGAATTGGATTTGCAATATGCAAGCAATTGGTTTCTAATGGTATCAAAGTGGTGCTGGCAGCAAGAGATGAGAAGAGAGGTCTTGAAGCTGTTGATAAATTGAAGGATCTTGCACTTCCTGGCCATGTGGTTTTCCATCAACTTGATGTCATAGATCCTACAAGTATTGGATCTTTTGCAGATTTCCTCAAAAAtcaatttggtaaacttgataTCTTG GTAAACAATGCTGGAATTGTAGGAGCACAAGTGGATGGTGAAGCTTTGGCTGCTCTTGGTGTTGTG GTAGATCCTAGCAAAGTTGACTggactaaaatatattttgaaaactatGAATTAGTTGAGAAAGGCCTAAGAACAAACTATTTTGGAACCAAAGAATTAACTAGAATTCTGATTCCCCTTCTTCAGTGTTCAAGCTCGCCAAAAATTGTCAATGTTTCTTCCTCTATTGGAAGGTTGGAG ATTTTGGCAAATGGACGACCTAAAGAAATACTAAGTGATGTCGAAAATCTTACCGAAGAAAAGATTGATGAAATCATGAATGAATTTCTAAAGGATTATAAGGAGGGTTCACATGAAACCAAAGGTTGGCCTCAATCAAATTCTGCATACATTGTTTCAAAAGTTGCTCTTAACGCCTACACAAGAGTTCTTGCCAAGAAGTACCCTTCTTTTTCGATAAATGCTATTTCCCCTGGTTTTGTGAAAACTGATATGACTCATGGTAATGGTGCTCTAACATCTGATGAAGGTGCTGAACCTATTGTGAAATTGGCACTACAAGATGGTAGTCCTTCTGGTCTCTTTTTCTCTCGAGGCGAAGAGAAATCATTTTGA